The proteins below are encoded in one region of Bacillus alveayuensis:
- a CDS encoding hypothetical protein (product_source=Hypo-rule applied; transmembrane_helix_parts=Inside_1_6,TMhelix_7_26,Outside_27_58), with product MKRVERIIIKLLLIHLFLLIIAQIFLKQDDVRPFLSKAIQYEGVGNMTITEWVETFHQ from the coding sequence ATGAAACGTGTAGAGCGCATAATCATTAAATTGCTGCTAATTCATCTCTTTCTGCTCATCATTGCCCAAATTTTCTTAAAACAGGATGATGTTCGCCCTTTTTTATCAAAAGCTATACAGTATGAAGGTGTCGGAAACATGACCATTACAGAATGGGTGGAAACGTTCCATCAATGA
- a CDS encoding cytidylate kinase (product_source=KO:K00945; cath_funfam=3.40.50.300; cog=COG0283; ko=KO:K00945; pfam=PF02224; smart=SM00382; superfamily=52540; tigrfam=TIGR00017), which translates to MEKKISIAIDGPAAAGKSTVAKMIAKDLSYVYIDTGAMYRALTYMALKKKIDLENEEELANLLSTIHIRLVLDETGQKVFVNDEDVTDVIRSNEVTSNVSVVAKHPKVRKEMVLRQRDMAHGGGVVMDGRDIGTHVLPYAELKVFLKASVDERAKRRHEENLRKGFESNLEKIKEEIRKRDKLDSERETAPLRKAKDAIEIDTTALSIEEVVEKIKKLIKGRIG; encoded by the coding sequence ATGGAAAAAAAAATATCCATTGCTATTGACGGTCCTGCTGCTGCAGGAAAAAGTACGGTAGCAAAAATGATTGCTAAAGATCTATCCTATGTCTACATCGATACAGGTGCGATGTACCGTGCTTTGACGTATATGGCTCTAAAAAAAAAGATCGATCTTGAAAATGAAGAAGAATTGGCGAATCTTCTTTCTACAATTCATATTCGATTAGTATTAGACGAGACGGGACAGAAAGTATTTGTCAATGATGAAGATGTGACAGATGTGATTCGTTCAAATGAAGTGACGAGCAATGTATCCGTTGTTGCGAAACATCCAAAAGTAAGAAAGGAAATGGTGTTACGACAGCGCGACATGGCTCATGGCGGTGGTGTCGTCATGGATGGCCGGGATATCGGAACACACGTATTGCCATATGCCGAATTAAAGGTCTTTTTAAAGGCTTCAGTGGATGAAAGGGCAAAAAGGAGACATGAGGAAAATTTACGAAAAGGATTTGAATCAAACTTAGAAAAAATAAAAGAAGAAATTAGAAAACGGGATAAGCTTGATTCAGAAAGGGAGACAGCCCCACTAAGAAAAGCGAAGGATGCAATCGAAATAGATACTACAGCATTATCGATTGAAGAAGTAGTGGAAAAGATAAAAAAACTTATTAAAGGTAGGATAGGATAA
- a CDS encoding 1-acyl-sn-glycerol-3-phosphate acyltransferase (product_source=KO:K00655; cog=COG0204; ko=KO:K00655; pfam=PF01553; smart=SM00563; superfamily=69593; tigrfam=TIGR00530) — MKGFYRFARMVVYSLLKPLYRVEIIGIENFPKTGPVLLCSNHIDNLDPPIIGITAPRQIKFMAKEELFKIPVLKNVIHMLGAFPVKRGFADRDAIRMGLKVLKEGEVLGLFPEGTRSKTGKLGKGLAGAGFFALRSRAIVLPCAIIGPYKLLGKVKVVYGKPIDFEQFRKQKISAEQATEIIMREIQHLLEKDPSSYV; from the coding sequence ATGAAGGGATTTTATCGCTTCGCTAGGATGGTCGTCTATTCTCTTTTGAAACCGTTATATCGAGTAGAAATAATCGGAATTGAAAACTTTCCTAAAACGGGTCCAGTGTTATTATGCTCGAATCATATTGATAATTTAGATCCACCTATAATTGGAATTACAGCACCAAGACAAATTAAATTTATGGCAAAGGAAGAACTATTTAAAATTCCTGTTTTGAAAAATGTCATTCATATGTTAGGTGCTTTTCCTGTCAAAAGGGGATTTGCGGATCGCGACGCCATTAGAATGGGCTTGAAAGTTTTAAAAGAAGGGGAAGTGCTTGGTCTTTTTCCAGAAGGGACAAGAAGCAAAACTGGCAAGCTCGGAAAAGGATTAGCTGGAGCAGGTTTTTTCGCCCTTCGTTCACGAGCTATCGTTTTACCGTGTGCCATTATTGGACCTTACAAGCTTCTTGGTAAGGTAAAGGTCGTATATGGAAAGCCGATTGATTTTGAACAATTCCGCAAACAAAAAATATCAGCTGAACAAGCAACAGAAATCATCATGAGAGAAATTCAACATTTACTTGAAAAGGATCCTTCATCATATGTTTGA
- a CDS encoding small subunit ribosomal protein S1 (product_source=KO:K02945; cath_funfam=2.40.50.140; cog=COG0539; ko=KO:K02945; pfam=PF00575; smart=SM00316; superfamily=50249; tigrfam=TIGR00717): MVEEMNNIEVQSPEVGDVVTGIVTKVEDKQVIVEIKNCKQPGIIPISELSSLHIEKASDVVKENDELQLKVIKVEDEAIIVSKSKVDADRAWDDLQQKFANQEVFEAEVKDVVKGGLVVDLGVRGFIPASLVETYYVEDFSNYKGKKLSLMVVELDREKNRVILSHRAVVEKEQAEKREELLNSIQPGDILEGTVQRLADFGAFVDIGGIDGLVHISQLSHTHVEKTSDVVEEGQKVKVKVLAVDRDNERISLSIKETLPGPWEQVSEKIKVGDVVEGTVKRLVSFGAFVEIFPGVEGLVHISQISHKHIGTPHEVLKEGETIKVKVLDMNEEEQRISLSMKELEENPKIEKEDYRQYQAKDEPTGFQLGEVIGDQLNKLK; this comes from the coding sequence ATGGTAGAAGAAATGAATAACATTGAAGTACAATCACCCGAAGTAGGTGATGTGGTAACAGGCATCGTGACGAAAGTAGAAGATAAGCAGGTAATTGTAGAGATTAAGAATTGCAAGCAGCCTGGTATTATTCCGATAAGCGAATTATCTAGCTTACATATTGAAAAAGCATCAGATGTCGTGAAAGAAAATGATGAACTTCAATTAAAAGTTATTAAAGTAGAAGATGAAGCTATTATTGTCTCAAAAAGCAAAGTAGATGCAGATCGAGCATGGGATGATTTACAACAAAAATTTGCTAATCAAGAAGTTTTTGAGGCAGAGGTTAAAGATGTTGTAAAAGGTGGATTAGTCGTTGATTTAGGTGTTCGCGGATTTATTCCTGCCTCATTAGTAGAAACTTACTACGTTGAAGATTTTTCGAACTATAAAGGCAAAAAATTATCATTAATGGTTGTTGAGCTTGACCGTGAGAAAAATCGTGTTATTTTATCACATCGAGCTGTTGTTGAAAAAGAACAAGCAGAGAAAAGAGAGGAATTATTAAATTCCATTCAACCAGGTGATATATTAGAAGGAACCGTTCAACGTTTAGCGGATTTTGGTGCCTTCGTTGATATCGGTGGAATCGATGGACTTGTACATATTTCTCAACTTTCACACACTCATGTTGAAAAAACGTCAGACGTAGTAGAAGAAGGGCAAAAAGTAAAAGTGAAAGTGTTGGCTGTTGACCGTGATAATGAACGTATTTCTTTATCCATTAAAGAGACTTTACCTGGACCTTGGGAACAAGTATCCGAAAAAATAAAAGTGGGCGATGTCGTTGAGGGAACGGTTAAACGTCTTGTTTCTTTTGGTGCCTTTGTTGAAATTTTCCCAGGTGTTGAAGGACTTGTTCATATTTCTCAAATTTCTCACAAACATATTGGAACACCGCATGAAGTGTTAAAAGAAGGGGAAACGATTAAAGTCAAAGTTCTTGACATGAATGAGGAAGAACAACGTATATCATTAAGCATGAAAGAATTAGAAGAAAACCCGAAAATAGAAAAAGAAGACTACCGTCAATATCAAGCTAAGGATGAACCAACAGGCTTCCAATTAGGGGAAGTGATTGGAGATCAACTTAATAAATTAAAATAA
- a CDS encoding hypothetical protein (product_source=Hypo-rule applied; pfam=PF14140) — protein MGKDRQEKKLKKENRVESDRDQALTFQGATRLESPEDSRKRNK, from the coding sequence ATGGGAAAAGACCGACAAGAAAAAAAGCTGAAGAAAGAAAATAGAGTAGAATCTGATCGAGATCAAGCCCTTACATTTCAAGGTGCGACAAGATTAGAAAGTCCAGAGGATTCACGGAAACGAAACAAATAA
- a CDS encoding membrane-associated HD superfamily phosphohydrolase (product_source=COG1480; cog=COG1480; transmembrane_helix_parts=Outside_1_3,TMhelix_4_21,Inside_22_27,TMhelix_28_45,Outside_46_48,TMhelix_49_66,Inside_67_72,TMhelix_73_95,Outside_96_98,TMhelix_99_121,Inside_122_127,TMhelix_128_150,Outside_151_154,TMhelix_155_177,Inside_178_200), with the protein MEGIFYYWVMWGFWIITTFWMKKNNVRFWFSFFILSNIAVSHLYWQLKDFSFNFSYLLFLIFGMMMMNQTKHYIFSVFSVLTISFAYAAIQLVYVYDPVLFWIDIQIVSAIMTCWLSLLLGRKKKQSFAYLLTGLCYGEALFWFIISSIYKPVTVGGFPFLETIVLSNAFLFLWELLKGITNFLEQLVEKTVKEKQERYE; encoded by the coding sequence ATGGAAGGTATTTTTTATTATTGGGTCATGTGGGGCTTTTGGATTATCACGACTTTTTGGATGAAAAAAAATAACGTGCGTTTTTGGTTTTCGTTTTTTATTTTATCCAACATTGCTGTTAGTCATCTATATTGGCAGCTTAAGGATTTCTCTTTCAATTTTTCTTATTTGCTATTTTTAATTTTTGGCATGATGATGATGAATCAGACAAAGCATTACATATTTTCTGTCTTTTCCGTTTTAACGATTTCATTTGCCTATGCAGCCATACAGCTAGTTTATGTATATGATCCCGTCCTCTTTTGGATAGATATTCAGATCGTTAGTGCCATTATGACTTGCTGGCTTTCCTTGTTATTAGGCAGAAAGAAAAAACAATCATTTGCCTATTTACTAACCGGCTTATGCTATGGAGAGGCACTATTTTGGTTTATCATATCATCAATCTATAAGCCAGTGACGGTCGGCGGCTTTCCTTTTTTAGAAACAATCGTTTTGTCTAATGCCTTTTTATTCTTATGGGAGCTACTAAAAGGAATAACAAATTTTTTAGAGCAATTGGTAGAAAAAACAGTAAAGGAGAAGCAAGAACGTTATGAATGA
- a CDS encoding uncharacterized membrane protein YbaN (DUF454 family) (product_source=COG2832; cath_funfam=2.40.50.100; cog=COG2832; ko=KO:K05739; pfam=PF14045; superfamily=82866; transmembrane_helix_parts=Outside_1_3,TMhelix_4_23,Inside_24_35,TMhelix_36_58,Outside_59_124,TMhelix_125_147,Inside_148_298): MNEYTFPIMFGVLAGVVARLYMLKTDYRQYPTYLHGKIIHIALGFIAAGLGTIAVPAIMEKEFTAITFLTLAASQFREVRNMERNTLTELDKFELVPRGNTYIEGIAIAFESRNYLVIFTSLSVTFAYLIFNFWLSLFVAIICMFLAKMLMSGGTLKDIVDIEYVKPHFEGSGLYVDNIYIMNIGIPEKRDLVLKYGMGFILKPKNFNARTTIANLGQRQAVLHDVSTALGVIRDSGEPSLVPLAKRDLDDGRVGVFVLPQKQDIPTAIRVIGNVPTLENAIRMPTESDANKKGSMMK, from the coding sequence ATGAATGAGTATACGTTTCCGATAATGTTTGGAGTTTTGGCAGGGGTCGTTGCAAGATTATATATGCTCAAAACAGATTATCGTCAATATCCTACCTATTTGCATGGAAAAATTATCCACATTGCTCTAGGATTTATTGCAGCGGGCCTTGGAACCATTGCAGTGCCCGCTATTATGGAAAAAGAATTTACGGCCATTACCTTTTTGACTCTGGCAGCTTCACAATTTCGTGAAGTACGCAATATGGAGCGTAATACGCTAACGGAACTGGATAAATTTGAGCTTGTACCGAGAGGAAATACTTATATTGAAGGGATCGCTATTGCCTTTGAAAGTCGAAATTATTTAGTTATTTTTACTTCTTTAAGCGTCACTTTTGCCTATTTAATTTTTAATTTTTGGTTAAGCCTTTTCGTAGCTATTATATGTATGTTTCTAGCCAAAATGTTGATGTCTGGGGGTACGTTAAAGGATATTGTGGATATTGAATATGTGAAACCCCATTTTGAAGGATCAGGACTTTATGTAGATAACATTTATATTATGAATATTGGAATCCCGGAAAAACGTGATTTAGTTTTGAAATATGGGATGGGATTTATTTTAAAGCCGAAAAATTTTAATGCAAGAACGACCATTGCGAATTTAGGTCAAAGACAAGCGGTATTACATGATGTTTCAACCGCTTTGGGAGTGATACGTGACAGTGGTGAACCATCACTCGTTCCTTTGGCAAAACGAGATCTAGATGACGGACGTGTCGGGGTGTTCGTTTTACCTCAAAAACAAGATATTCCAACAGCTATCCGTGTAATTGGAAATGTTCCAACATTAGAAAATGCCATTCGCATGCCAACAGAGTCTGATGCGAATAAGAAAGGAAGTATGATGAAATGA
- a CDS encoding hypothetical protein (product_source=Hypo-rule applied; cath_funfam=3.40.50.720) — protein MIIEKSILAVITTDATKVQGSTSVFICKDREEMDIFAKNLEAILDGIAHAIGEDLYVIVKHF, from the coding sequence ATGATTATCGAAAAATCCATTCTTGCCGTCATCACAACAGATGCGACTAAGGTACAAGGATCAACTTCTGTTTTTATTTGTAAGGATCGAGAGGAAATGGATATTTTTGCAAAAAACTTAGAAGCCATTTTAGACGGAATAGCTCATGCAATTGGAGAAGATCTTTATGTTATTGTCAAGCATTTTTAG
- a CDS encoding GTP-binding protein (product_source=KO:K03977; cath_funfam=3.30.300.20,3.40.50.300; cog=COG1160; ko=KO:K03977; pfam=PF01926,PF14714; smart=SM00382; superfamily=52540; tigrfam=TIGR03594): MPKPVVAIVGRPNVGKSTIFNRIVGERVSIVEDIPGVTRDRIYAEAEWLTHQFNIIDTGGIEIGDEPFLAQIRHQAEIAIDEADVIIFVTNGREGLTAADEEVAKILYRSNKPVVLAVNKIDNPNMREQIFDFYSLGFGEPFPISGSHGIGLGDLLDEVVKHFKNKTEEEYDEDIIKFSLIGRPNVGKSSLVNAILGEERVIVSDIAGTTRDAIDTTFTYNGQDFVIIDTAGMRKKGKVYESTEKYSVLRALKAIERSDVVLVVLNGEEGIIEQDKRIAGYAHEAGKGVVIVVNKWDAVEKDEKTMKQFEQKIRDHFLFLDYAPMVFLSAKTKKRLHTLMPNIIMASENHAKRVQTNVLNDVIMDAVAMNPTPTDKGTRLKIYYATQVAVKPPTFVIFVNDPELLHFSYERFLENRIRDAFGFEGTPIKIIARARK; the protein is encoded by the coding sequence GTGCCGAAACCTGTTGTTGCCATTGTAGGTCGACCGAATGTTGGAAAGTCAACGATTTTTAACCGGATTGTTGGTGAGCGTGTTTCAATAGTAGAAGATATACCTGGAGTTACACGAGATCGCATTTATGCTGAAGCAGAGTGGCTGACTCATCAATTTAATATCATTGATACTGGTGGTATTGAAATAGGGGATGAGCCATTTTTAGCACAAATTCGCCATCAAGCGGAAATCGCCATTGACGAAGCCGATGTGATCATATTTGTTACAAATGGACGGGAAGGATTAACTGCAGCCGATGAAGAAGTAGCGAAAATTTTATATCGATCCAATAAGCCGGTTGTTTTAGCTGTTAATAAAATCGATAACCCGAATATGCGCGAGCAAATTTTTGATTTTTATTCACTCGGCTTTGGAGAACCATTTCCGATTTCCGGTTCCCATGGAATTGGATTAGGAGACTTATTAGATGAAGTAGTAAAACATTTTAAAAATAAAACGGAAGAAGAATACGATGAAGATATCATAAAATTTTCATTAATTGGACGTCCGAATGTCGGGAAATCATCACTTGTGAACGCTATATTAGGGGAAGAGCGTGTTATTGTAAGCGATATAGCTGGAACAACACGTGATGCGATTGATACAACGTTTACTTATAATGGGCAAGATTTTGTTATTATTGATACGGCAGGAATGAGAAAAAAAGGTAAAGTTTATGAATCAACAGAAAAATATAGCGTACTTCGAGCATTAAAGGCGATTGAACGTTCAGATGTTGTTCTAGTCGTTTTAAATGGAGAAGAAGGAATTATTGAACAAGATAAACGAATTGCTGGGTATGCACATGAAGCTGGAAAGGGCGTTGTCATAGTTGTCAATAAATGGGATGCTGTGGAAAAAGATGAAAAAACGATGAAGCAATTTGAGCAAAAAATCCGCGATCATTTTTTATTTTTAGATTATGCTCCTATGGTTTTTTTGTCAGCGAAAACAAAAAAGCGTCTTCATACATTAATGCCTAATATTATTATGGCAAGCGAAAATCATGCTAAACGTGTACAAACAAACGTCCTAAATGATGTTATAATGGACGCAGTAGCCATGAATCCGACTCCAACGGATAAAGGAACAAGATTAAAAATTTATTATGCTACGCAAGTGGCTGTTAAACCACCGACTTTTGTTATTTTTGTCAATGACCCTGAATTGCTGCATTTCTCTTATGAACGCTTTTTAGAAAACCGCATTCGGGACGCCTTTGGGTTCGAGGGAACTCCGATCAAAATTATTGCTCGAGCGAGAAAATAA
- a CDS encoding glycerol-3-phosphate dehydrogenase (NAD(P)+) (product_source=KO:K00057; cath_funfam=1.10.1040.10,3.40.50.720; cog=COG0240; ko=KO:K00057; pfam=PF01210,PF07479; superfamily=48179,51735) produces the protein MEKITVLGAGSWGTALALVLSDNGHVVRLWGHRKEHIESIQLSRVNEKYLPNVKLPKNIEAIASLPEAVENINTIVLAVPTKAIREVLRQLQHHLTQPVLLIHVSKGIEPDTLKRISEMIEEEMREDLLEDVVVLSGPSHAEEVSLRQPTTVTSSSKNMKAAEYVQDLFINQYFRVYTNPDVVGVEIGGALKNIIALAAGISDGLGYGDNAKAALMTRGLAEIARIGSKMGANPLTFSGLTGIGDLIVTCTSVHSRNWRAGNMLGKGQKLEEVLNQMGMVVEGVRTTKAAYQLAKKYDVKMPITMALYDVLFNGKHPKDVVESLMARGKTHEMEDLVNIMEGRAINNGNSL, from the coding sequence ATGGAAAAAATCACGGTATTAGGGGCTGGCAGCTGGGGAACGGCTTTAGCCCTTGTTTTAAGTGATAATGGTCACGTAGTTCGATTATGGGGGCATCGAAAAGAGCATATTGAATCCATTCAATTATCGCGAGTAAATGAAAAATATTTGCCGAATGTAAAATTACCGAAAAATATTGAAGCGATTGCCTCATTACCGGAAGCAGTAGAAAATATTAATACCATTGTTCTCGCTGTTCCAACAAAAGCGATTCGTGAAGTATTAAGACAATTGCAGCATCATTTAACTCAACCTGTATTACTGATTCATGTTAGTAAAGGAATCGAACCAGATACTTTAAAGAGAATTTCTGAAATGATTGAAGAAGAAATGCGTGAAGATTTGTTAGAAGATGTTGTAGTTTTATCAGGACCAAGTCATGCTGAAGAAGTAAGTTTACGACAACCAACCACTGTTACATCTTCGAGTAAAAATATGAAAGCGGCGGAATATGTTCAAGACCTATTTATTAATCAATATTTTCGTGTTTATACAAATCCAGACGTGGTCGGTGTTGAAATCGGAGGAGCATTAAAAAATATCATTGCTTTAGCGGCCGGAATTAGTGATGGATTAGGTTATGGGGATAATGCGAAAGCAGCTTTAATGACAAGAGGACTTGCGGAAATTGCTCGGATTGGCAGCAAAATGGGGGCAAATCCACTCACTTTTTCCGGATTAACGGGTATAGGCGATTTAATCGTAACATGTACAAGTGTTCATTCACGGAATTGGCGAGCTGGAAATATGTTAGGGAAAGGACAAAAATTAGAAGAAGTATTAAATCAAATGGGGATGGTTGTAGAAGGTGTTCGCACTACGAAAGCAGCTTATCAATTAGCGAAGAAGTATGATGTGAAAATGCCGATCACAATGGCTTTATACGATGTCTTATTTAATGGAAAACATCCGAAAGATGTAGTCGAATCGTTAATGGCTCGGGGAAAAACACATGAAATGGAAGATTTAGTAAATATCATGGAGGGCCGTGCGATCAATAATGGAAACAGCCTGTAA
- a CDS encoding ABC-type multidrug transport system permease subunit (product_source=COG0842; cog=COG0842; pfam=PF10966; smart=SM00014; superfamily=81338; transmembrane_helix_parts=Outside_1_4,TMhelix_5_27,Inside_28_38,TMhelix_39_61,Outside_62_67): MSQGLIKMWIALASMAFMFIAVFSIYLSRFKLKSKIWKILFSTIAYIFMILAGIIIFFVVFSGPVNE, from the coding sequence ATGTCACAAGGTTTAATTAAGATGTGGATTGCATTAGCCTCCATGGCGTTTATGTTTATTGCTGTTTTTTCCATTTATTTAAGTCGTTTTAAATTAAAAAGTAAAATATGGAAAATCCTTTTTTCTACGATTGCGTACATATTTATGATTTTAGCGGGAATCATCATCTTTTTTGTAGTCTTTTCTGGACCAGTAAATGAATAA
- a CDS encoding hypothetical protein (product_source=Hypo-rule applied; superfamily=54523), with the protein MKKAVNIFIILLYIPLLSGCLYPEERLAKNQIPYEAQIASVQTAVDQYQEKTGGLLPIKTRDMSTPIYQKYPIDFNLLIPEYLSEPPGTAYENGGIYLYVLIDVEEDPTVKLIDLRIAEQIREIKLRINAYRDSHGYPPFKEEITHGVYTLDFQKLGYQEDPQVESPFSNEYLPFVIDSQGEVYVDYRLDLYQALLENGNDVQQGDDIRYLLVEDSPFVPAFSLPYTIDENNEPIFLLN; encoded by the coding sequence ATGAAAAAAGCGGTCAATATCTTCATTATTTTGCTCTATATACCGTTATTAAGCGGGTGTCTTTACCCGGAAGAACGACTTGCTAAAAATCAAATTCCTTATGAGGCGCAAATTGCTTCTGTTCAAACTGCTGTTGATCAATATCAAGAAAAAACAGGTGGTTTATTACCTATTAAAACGCGTGACATGTCCACTCCTATTTATCAAAAATATCCAATCGACTTTAATCTTTTAATACCTGAATATTTGTCAGAACCACCGGGAACAGCTTATGAAAATGGGGGAATTTATTTATATGTGCTGATAGATGTAGAAGAAGACCCAACTGTAAAATTAATAGACTTGCGTATTGCTGAACAAATTCGTGAAATTAAACTTCGGATTAATGCGTACAGAGACTCGCATGGATATCCCCCTTTTAAAGAGGAAATTACACATGGTGTTTACACGTTAGATTTTCAGAAATTAGGTTATCAAGAGGATCCTCAAGTTGAGAGTCCATTTTCCAATGAATATTTGCCATTTGTCATTGATAGTCAAGGAGAAGTATACGTGGATTATCGTTTAGACCTGTATCAAGCTCTCCTGGAAAATGGAAATGACGTTCAGCAAGGAGATGATATTCGTTACTTGTTAGTTGAAGATTCTCCTTTTGTACCAGCCTTCTCTTTGCCTTATACAATTGATGAAAACAATGAACCGATCTTTTTGTTAAATTAA
- a CDS encoding stage IV sporulation protein A (product_source=KO:K06398; ko=KO:K06398; pfam=PF09547; superfamily=52540; tigrfam=TIGR02836), with protein MEKVDIFKDIAERTGGDIYLGVVGAVRTGKSTFIKKFMELVVLPNIENEADKARAQDELPQSAAGRTIMTTEPKFVPNQAVTVHVDEGLDVNIRMVDCVGYTVPGAKGYEDENGPRMINTPWYEEPIPFHEAAEIGTRKVIQEHSTIGVVITTDGSIGEIPRSDYVEAEERIIEELKEVGKPFIMIVNSVHPHHPETEQLRKELNEKYDIPVLAMSVESMRESDVMNVLREALFEFPVLEVNVNLPSWVMVLKEDHWLRQSYQDTVKETVKDIKRLRDVNQVVEQFSEYDFIERAGLAGIEMGQGIAEIDLYAPDDLYDQILKEVVGVEIRGKDHLLQLMQDFAHAKAEYDQVADALKMVKQTGYGIAAPALTDMSLDEPEIIRQGSRFGVRLKAVAPSIHMIKVDVESEFAPIIGTEKQSEELVRYLMQDFEDDPLSIWNSDIFGRSLSSIVREGIQAKLSLMPENARYKLKETLERIINEGSGGLIAIIL; from the coding sequence TTGGAAAAGGTAGATATTTTCAAAGATATTGCGGAACGAACAGGCGGTGATATTTATCTAGGAGTTGTTGGTGCAGTTCGAACTGGTAAATCAACGTTTATCAAAAAATTTATGGAATTAGTGGTACTTCCAAATATTGAAAATGAAGCAGATAAAGCTCGCGCACAAGATGAGCTCCCACAAAGTGCTGCTGGGAGAACGATCATGACTACAGAGCCTAAATTTGTCCCGAATCAAGCGGTAACGGTTCATGTTGATGAGGGGCTTGATGTCAATATAAGAATGGTTGATTGTGTTGGATATACAGTTCCAGGGGCGAAAGGGTACGAAGATGAAAACGGGCCGAGGATGATTAATACTCCGTGGTATGAAGAACCGATTCCTTTTCATGAGGCAGCAGAGATCGGGACGAGAAAAGTCATTCAAGAACACTCAACAATCGGAGTGGTCATTACAACAGATGGATCGATTGGAGAAATTCCTCGCTCTGATTATGTAGAAGCAGAAGAAAGGATCATTGAGGAGTTAAAAGAAGTCGGGAAACCGTTTATTATGATTGTGAATTCAGTTCATCCTCATCACCCTGAAACAGAACAATTGCGGAAAGAATTAAATGAAAAATACGATATACCGGTTTTAGCGATGAGTGTGGAAAGTATGCGAGAGTCTGATGTGATGAATGTTTTAAGAGAAGCGCTTTTCGAGTTTCCTGTATTGGAAGTCAATGTCAACTTGCCAAGCTGGGTGATGGTATTAAAAGAAGATCATTGGCTTCGTCAAAGCTATCAAGATACTGTCAAAGAAACAGTGAAAGATATTAAGAGATTGAGAGATGTGAATCAAGTTGTTGAGCAGTTTAGTGAATATGATTTTATTGAACGGGCAGGGCTTGCGGGCATTGAAATGGGTCAAGGAATTGCAGAAATAGATTTGTACGCACCAGATGACTTATATGATCAAATCCTAAAGGAAGTCGTTGGCGTCGAAATCAGAGGTAAGGATCACCTTCTTCAGTTAATGCAGGATTTCGCTCATGCAAAAGCAGAATACGACCAAGTGGCTGATGCCTTGAAAATGGTGAAGCAAACAGGGTATGGGATTGCAGCTCCAGCTTTAACGGATATGAGCTTAGACGAACCAGAAATCATCCGCCAAGGATCTCGTTTTGGTGTACGCTTAAAAGCAGTAGCCCCTTCAATTCACATGATTAAAGTTGATGTTGAAAGTGAATTTGCCCCGATTATTGGAACCGAAAAACAAAGTGAAGAGCTTGTCCGATACTTAATGCAAGATTTTGAAGATGATCCTTTATCCATATGGAATTCCGATATTTTTGGAAGGTCTTTAAGCTCAATAGTTCGTGAGGGAATACAGGCGAAATTGTCACTCATGCCTGAAAATGCCCGCTATAAATTAAAAGAAACGTTAGAAAGAATTATTAATGAAGGATCTGGCGGACTTATTGCGATTATTCTATAA